From a single Gimesia fumaroli genomic region:
- the glpK gene encoding glycerol kinase GlpK: MAKYVLALDQGTTSSRSILFNHQGQIEATAQQEFEQIFPSPGLVEHNPEAIWNSQLATAQTVIQQSGATPEEIAAIGITNQRETIVLWDRETGKAVSNAIVWQSRLTAERCDQLKAEGYEKLFREKTGLVLDAYFSGTKIEYLLNEIEGLREQANAGKILFGTIDTFLIWRLTGGKVHVTDPSNACRTLLYNIHTHEWDEELLKIFNIPRCMLPEVKDSSEVYGETTPDLFGEPIKIAGIAGDQQAATFGQGCFEQGAAKNTYGTGCFMLMNTGSQPVPSETGLLTTIGWSINGKVTYCLEGSVFIAGAAIQWLRDGLQIIKSAEEIEGLASQVEDSGDVFFVPAFVGLGAPYWNQNARGTLIGLTRGSSKEHVARAVLESLAYQSCDVLHAMEQDSKIKLKTLKVDGGAAANNLLMQFQSDILDVPVQRPVVHETTALGAAYLAGLAVGFWQNQDEVTKNWALDADFHPAMDSTKRDHLYQRWKKAVGRAVDWS; encoded by the coding sequence ATGGCAAAATATGTTTTGGCCCTTGATCAGGGAACGACATCCAGCCGATCCATTTTGTTTAATCATCAAGGTCAAATTGAAGCAACTGCACAACAGGAATTCGAGCAGATTTTTCCTTCGCCAGGGCTCGTAGAGCATAATCCTGAGGCGATTTGGAATTCACAACTGGCAACGGCGCAAACCGTGATCCAGCAATCAGGTGCAACGCCCGAAGAGATTGCCGCAATTGGGATTACCAACCAGCGGGAAACCATTGTGCTCTGGGATCGTGAAACGGGAAAAGCGGTTTCGAACGCGATCGTCTGGCAGAGCCGACTGACAGCAGAACGTTGTGATCAACTGAAAGCAGAAGGGTATGAAAAACTATTCCGCGAAAAAACGGGTCTGGTGCTCGATGCATACTTCTCCGGCACCAAGATTGAGTATTTATTAAATGAGATTGAAGGATTGAGAGAGCAGGCCAATGCTGGCAAGATCTTATTTGGAACGATCGATACTTTTTTGATCTGGCGTCTAACAGGGGGGAAAGTGCATGTCACCGATCCCAGCAATGCCTGCCGCACATTGCTCTATAATATTCACACGCATGAGTGGGATGAGGAACTGCTGAAAATATTCAATATTCCGCGATGCATGCTGCCCGAAGTCAAAGACTCCAGTGAAGTCTATGGTGAGACGACGCCTGATCTGTTTGGAGAGCCGATCAAAATAGCCGGTATTGCTGGTGACCAGCAGGCTGCAACGTTCGGCCAGGGTTGCTTTGAGCAGGGGGCTGCCAAAAACACCTATGGAACCGGCTGTTTCATGTTGATGAATACCGGCTCGCAACCTGTACCTTCGGAGACAGGGCTGCTCACAACCATCGGCTGGAGCATTAATGGGAAGGTCACCTATTGTCTGGAAGGATCGGTCTTCATTGCGGGAGCCGCCATACAGTGGCTGCGTGACGGCTTGCAGATAATCAAGTCGGCAGAAGAAATCGAAGGACTGGCGTCACAAGTTGAGGATTCAGGCGATGTTTTCTTCGTGCCTGCTTTTGTCGGTCTGGGAGCGCCTTACTGGAACCAGAATGCACGAGGTACTTTGATTGGTCTAACACGTGGCTCTTCGAAGGAGCATGTTGCGCGGGCAGTCTTGGAATCATTGGCCTATCAAAGCTGTGACGTCTTGCATGCGATGGAACAGGACTCAAAAATCAAACTGAAAACGCTCAAGGTCGATGGCGGTGCCGCGGCGAATAATCTGCTCATGCAGTTCCAATCGGACATTCTGGACGTTCCCGTTCAACGACCGGTTGTGCATGAAACAACGGCATTGGGGGCTGCCTATCTGGCGGGTCTGGCTGTGGGGTTCTGGCAGAATCAGGATGAAGTCACAAAGAACTGGGCCCTCGATGCCGATTTTCATCCAGCCATGGATTCGACAAAACGCGACCATTTGTATCAACGCTGGAAGAAAGCCGTCGGTCGCGCCGTGGACTGGTCTTAG
- a CDS encoding potassium channel family protein, translated as MIKVAVIGLGRFGIELAKRLGNSGVEVIAIDHSDKLVNEVKDDVAIAVRLNATDELALKSQEVDKVDACVISIGENFESALLITVIVKKMGVPKIICRAQSEFHAEIFTQIGATEVIQPEVQAGAHLARLLANPHLEDYLQVGDGYTMIELLTPNQFVGKNLTELSLRSKYSVNVVAVRKRNSEEVEKKTGKIYTTDCVPHPDYQIQESDILLIIGTDQNLARLPTSNT; from the coding sequence GTGATAAAAGTAGCGGTAATCGGGTTAGGACGCTTTGGGATAGAACTGGCTAAACGACTGGGAAACAGTGGAGTCGAAGTGATAGCGATTGACCACTCAGACAAACTGGTTAACGAAGTCAAGGACGATGTCGCAATCGCAGTACGTCTGAATGCGACAGATGAACTAGCCTTAAAGAGCCAGGAAGTTGATAAGGTCGATGCCTGTGTGATCTCGATTGGCGAAAATTTTGAATCAGCATTGCTCATCACAGTCATCGTCAAAAAAATGGGCGTCCCAAAAATTATCTGTCGTGCGCAATCAGAATTCCATGCCGAAATTTTTACTCAAATCGGTGCGACGGAAGTCATTCAGCCTGAAGTCCAGGCGGGTGCCCATTTGGCACGTTTACTGGCAAATCCACATCTGGAAGATTACCTGCAGGTGGGCGATGGATATACAATGATTGAATTGTTAACCCCCAACCAGTTTGTGGGTAAAAACCTGACTGAATTGTCTCTACGCTCTAAATACTCAGTCAACGTTGTCGCAGTCCGCAAGCGAAATTCGGAAGAGGTCGAGAAAAAAACCGGCAAAATCTACACCACGGACTGTGTGCCCCACCCTGATTATCAGATTCAGGAATCAGACATTCTTTTAATCATCGGAACCGATCAAAACCTGGCGCGGCTCCCGACCAGCAACACTTAA
- a CDS encoding TrkH family potassium uptake protein, with translation MIISLVATVILHGLLKITTIVHWELGCTIVIAMVYFTLSLTIRYIWHLSRKEFIKKYLAYIFISGLWLLSSIAILIFHDLFPGDAPGRLELVLGVSELCVILRSLYETILLIRRVSSRGWNPALIVVASFLILISIGTILLMFPTARVQDPTDNATEAAPFLVALFTSTSASCVTGLIVVPTGTYWSRTGQTIIMILFQIGGLGILTFGAFFAAAFGRTMQIRESVTFSEMLESHQRGDVRRLLLAILGITIFTELTGAIFLTGLWPELPWQERLYYSLFHSVSGYCNAGFSLMDDNLLNMGHHWQVWGVMPALIIVGGLGFAVNYNYLIYGITHFSNFSIRKPLFNHPTQKVRLTVSSRLVTLTTLFLLVGGTLGIYLLESIHQQKEVSAWEQLNSAWFQSVTFRTAGFNTVDLGDYQPHTKLFAVLMMFIGASPGSTGGGVKTVVCALAVLSVWSLLKGRDRVEIMGRTIPNTLINRSLTIISLGILVLMTSTLLVVMFENRQDIFLDHLFETTSAFATVGVSTGITADLSPPSHWVIILTMFIGRVGPLTALIALTNRGPSYRYSYPEESVTLG, from the coding sequence TTGATTATCAGCCTGGTGGCCACTGTCATTCTACATGGCCTGCTGAAGATTACCACCATCGTCCATTGGGAATTGGGCTGCACCATTGTGATCGCAATGGTCTATTTCACATTGAGCCTGACGATTCGCTATATCTGGCATCTCTCCCGAAAAGAATTTATTAAGAAATACCTGGCGTATATTTTTATCTCCGGCCTGTGGCTTCTTTCATCCATAGCCATTCTGATTTTTCACGACTTATTTCCCGGTGATGCCCCCGGGCGACTGGAATTGGTCCTGGGCGTTTCAGAACTTTGTGTGATTCTACGCAGTCTGTATGAAACGATTCTATTAATTCGGCGTGTTTCTTCGCGCGGTTGGAACCCGGCTTTGATCGTGGTGGCATCCTTTCTAATCCTGATTAGCATCGGAACTATCCTGCTGATGTTTCCCACGGCCCGTGTACAGGATCCGACTGATAATGCGACTGAAGCGGCCCCTTTTCTCGTTGCGTTATTTACATCTACCAGCGCCAGTTGCGTCACGGGACTGATCGTGGTTCCCACCGGAACCTATTGGAGTAGAACCGGCCAGACGATCATTATGATTCTGTTTCAGATTGGTGGCTTGGGAATATTAACATTTGGTGCTTTTTTCGCTGCGGCATTTGGACGAACCATGCAGATTCGTGAGAGTGTCACATTCAGCGAGATGCTGGAATCGCATCAGCGAGGAGATGTCAGGCGGTTACTCCTGGCTATTCTGGGGATCACCATTTTTACTGAGCTCACGGGGGCAATTTTTCTGACAGGACTCTGGCCTGAACTTCCCTGGCAAGAGCGACTCTACTACAGCCTGTTCCATTCGGTCAGTGGATATTGCAATGCCGGCTTCAGTCTGATGGATGATAATCTGCTCAACATGGGACACCACTGGCAGGTGTGGGGAGTTATGCCTGCCTTGATCATCGTTGGAGGGCTCGGGTTTGCCGTGAATTATAATTATTTGATTTATGGCATCACTCATTTCTCGAATTTCTCGATACGCAAACCATTATTTAATCACCCCACCCAAAAAGTCAGACTGACTGTCTCATCGCGTCTTGTGACTCTGACCACGCTTTTTCTGCTGGTTGGAGGCACACTTGGAATCTATCTACTCGAGTCTATTCATCAGCAAAAAGAGGTTTCGGCGTGGGAACAGCTTAATTCAGCATGGTTCCAATCAGTCACTTTCAGAACCGCGGGGTTTAACACCGTTGATTTAGGAGACTATCAGCCACACACCAAACTGTTTGCAGTTCTCATGATGTTTATCGGAGCCTCTCCCGGTTCAACAGGTGGTGGGGTGAAAACAGTCGTGTGTGCGCTTGCCGTACTCTCGGTCTGGTCACTTCTCAAGGGACGAGATCGGGTTGAAATCATGGGGCGCACGATTCCCAACACTTTAATCAACCGTTCTCTGACCATTATTTCGCTTGGAATTCTGGTCCTGATGACATCGACACTACTTGTGGTTATGTTTGAAAACAGGCAGGACATCTTCCTGGATCACTTGTTTGAAACTACGAGCGCCTTTGCTACCGTCGGTGTTTCTACCGGAATTACCGCAGATTTATCCCCCCCTTCTCATTGGGTGATCATCCTGACGATGTTTATTGGAAGAGTGGGGCCACTGACTGCCCTGATTGCGCTGACGAACCGTGGGCCGTCATACAGGTACAGTTACCCGGAAGAAAGCGTGACCCTGGGTTAG
- a CDS encoding HD domain-containing protein: MVRDFISESLTHDPIHGYIPFTSKTGIPDDEVSEQEIIDHPWVQRLRHIHQLQTAWWVFPSAEHMRFQHVLGAMHLASVSINAWYDSLNSACRNVPSLPYVESLVRLAALLHDVGHGPFGHFFDDHYLAQYDLTHEDLGSHIIEHELGDSIRGIRRNPNGHLNPLEELDPKQIGWLIRRPANGSESEEGNPDWLCKLRAMFSGIYTVDNMDFVLRDAYMSGYNTRAVDVSRLIHYSFFTSEGLTIHGRGLPALVNFIETRANLFRTIYYHRTVRALDLALEEIFAETMQHLFHGNPLDHLDDYQGFTESSFLVDVGRFHKNENPEVQELAKRWEGLLSRNVEWKMACERSINFHSGSAVHTSIFSEPDLVEKRVRAKLPAELKQIPLRIDVARHYHRPSGRLPAGGQNFFLDPGTGKSQELSDDELFRALPVSFLIFRIYTRDHLHDSEMTNALNAALGEVSDSKTNM; the protein is encoded by the coding sequence ATGGTACGCGATTTTATTTCCGAAAGTTTGACCCACGATCCGATTCACGGATATATCCCCTTTACGTCAAAAACGGGAATTCCGGACGATGAAGTTTCCGAGCAGGAGATTATCGATCACCCCTGGGTACAGAGATTAAGACACATTCACCAGCTGCAAACAGCATGGTGGGTCTTTCCGTCGGCTGAGCATATGCGGTTTCAGCATGTTCTGGGGGCAATGCATTTAGCGTCTGTTTCCATCAATGCCTGGTATGACTCTCTGAACAGTGCCTGCAGGAATGTACCTTCACTGCCTTATGTGGAAAGCCTGGTGAGACTGGCAGCCTTGTTACATGATGTCGGCCACGGGCCATTCGGGCACTTTTTTGATGACCACTATTTAGCGCAGTACGACCTGACTCATGAGGATCTTGGCTCCCACATCATTGAACACGAACTGGGTGATTCGATTCGGGGAATTCGTCGAAACCCCAATGGGCACTTGAATCCTCTGGAAGAGTTGGACCCCAAACAGATTGGCTGGCTGATTCGTCGCCCTGCAAATGGCTCAGAGAGCGAAGAAGGCAATCCTGACTGGCTTTGTAAATTGCGAGCCATGTTTAGCGGAATCTACACCGTCGATAATATGGATTTTGTACTACGCGATGCCTATATGTCGGGGTACAACACCCGGGCCGTCGATGTATCCCGCCTGATACATTACAGCTTTTTTACATCAGAAGGATTAACGATTCATGGGCGAGGGCTGCCGGCTTTAGTCAATTTTATTGAAACACGGGCCAATTTATTTCGCACGATATATTATCATCGCACCGTTCGCGCGCTCGACCTGGCACTCGAAGAGATCTTTGCAGAAACAATGCAGCATCTGTTTCACGGGAATCCGCTGGACCACCTGGATGACTATCAGGGTTTTACCGAATCCTCATTCCTGGTTGATGTGGGACGGTTTCATAAAAACGAGAATCCAGAAGTTCAGGAACTGGCGAAACGCTGGGAGGGACTCCTTTCGCGGAATGTGGAATGGAAAATGGCTTGCGAACGCTCAATTAACTTTCATTCAGGATCTGCCGTTCATACCTCCATTTTTTCTGAGCCGGATCTGGTGGAAAAAAGAGTGCGCGCCAAGCTGCCTGCTGAGTTAAAGCAGATTCCTCTTCGGATTGATGTGGCCCGGCACTATCATCGGCCCAGTGGCAGGCTCCCGGCTGGAGGTCAGAATTTCTTTCTAGACCCGGGTACGGGAAAATCACAGGAACTCAGTGATGATGAATTGTTTCGTGCACTTCCTGTCAGCTTTTTGATTTTCCGAATCTACACTCGAGATCACCTGCATGATTCAGAAATGACCAATGCTTTGAACGCAGCATTGGGTGAAGTTTCGGATTCAAAAACAAATATGTAA